One window of Phycisphaeraceae bacterium genomic DNA carries:
- a CDS encoding efflux RND transporter periplasmic adaptor subunit codes for MIDLSNLKSPAWQRVVAELTAPAADDRTFLLRVVGVLGHVAGARQAVLYTMPRAAEGAIEGEDAGAAPPRPILVWPPQTSAASGTQRQDPFADDPASQVTNPADMASAARLAIDGGQAQVFGFEKDEMFYDGGAGGHVISVPLAVGSPDSPAPVAYAVSMLVEGRSRPALQTTIALVELVAGYAHAHRTGQALKRLRVSSAALDLAARLIAAVNAAPSFKGAVLQLANDLVRQLHAERVSIGWAKGVGRKGEGESVHAVAISDTEHLDRRMAMVQKLEGAMNECFDQEQPVMFPPAPEKGPGADIVLATAITHAHRELAAGNAAARVISLPLRVEERLIGVVTVETAGGPEGGSIDVQTIELLQAVLDLLSPVLRIRRSDDRVLPLRAWDDALKAGAWLVGTTHTVWKIAGAALIALMLVLTLVDVPYRVEAPAELRPREQRVVSAPFDGLIASLAPGIEPGSRVEPGQTLALMDTSELRLQAINAQGEILRASKQADSELASGKLSEAQQSRAKAQQAQAELDLLNTRISQATLTAPIAGTIIAGDLRERVGSSVKLGDALFQIAPLEDMLVVAKVGDRDISLVEVGATGSVATKAYPAQRHAFAVERVVPLSQAEEGKNAFEVRARLESPAGWMRPGMEGFAKFDAGEHSLIWIGTRRIRDTLRLWLWW; via the coding sequence GTGATCGACCTCTCGAACCTCAAGTCTCCGGCATGGCAACGGGTCGTCGCTGAACTCACAGCGCCCGCCGCCGACGACCGCACATTCCTCCTCCGCGTCGTCGGCGTGCTCGGCCACGTCGCCGGTGCGAGACAGGCAGTTCTCTACACGATGCCGCGCGCCGCAGAAGGCGCGATCGAAGGAGAGGACGCGGGTGCTGCCCCGCCAAGGCCCATCCTCGTCTGGCCCCCGCAGACATCCGCCGCCTCGGGCACACAAAGGCAGGATCCATTCGCCGACGACCCCGCTTCCCAGGTCACCAACCCCGCCGACATGGCCTCCGCCGCCCGCCTCGCCATCGATGGAGGACAGGCACAGGTCTTCGGGTTCGAGAAAGACGAGATGTTCTACGACGGCGGAGCCGGCGGGCACGTCATCTCCGTGCCCCTGGCGGTCGGCTCGCCCGACTCACCCGCACCCGTTGCCTACGCCGTCTCGATGCTCGTCGAGGGGCGCTCACGTCCCGCCCTCCAGACCACGATCGCACTCGTCGAACTCGTCGCCGGATACGCGCACGCACACCGCACCGGACAAGCGCTCAAACGCCTCCGGGTCTCGAGCGCGGCCCTCGACCTCGCGGCCCGACTCATCGCCGCAGTCAACGCCGCGCCAAGCTTCAAGGGCGCGGTCCTGCAACTCGCAAACGACCTGGTCCGCCAGCTCCACGCCGAGCGTGTCTCGATCGGCTGGGCCAAGGGTGTCGGCCGAAAGGGCGAGGGCGAGTCGGTTCACGCCGTCGCCATCAGCGACACCGAGCACCTCGACCGGCGCATGGCCATGGTCCAGAAACTCGAAGGCGCCATGAACGAGTGCTTCGACCAGGAGCAGCCCGTCATGTTCCCCCCCGCGCCCGAAAAGGGTCCGGGTGCAGACATCGTCCTCGCCACAGCGATCACGCACGCACACCGCGAACTCGCCGCCGGGAACGCCGCGGCCCGCGTCATCTCGCTCCCGCTCCGCGTCGAAGAGCGTCTGATCGGCGTCGTGACCGTCGAAACAGCCGGAGGCCCCGAAGGCGGCTCGATCGATGTGCAGACGATCGAACTGCTCCAGGCCGTGCTCGACCTGCTCTCGCCCGTGCTCCGCATCCGGCGCAGCGACGACAGGGTCCTGCCCCTCCGCGCGTGGGACGACGCGCTCAAGGCCGGCGCATGGCTCGTCGGCACCACGCACACCGTCTGGAAAATCGCGGGCGCAGCACTGATCGCGCTCATGCTCGTCCTGACGCTGGTGGATGTGCCGTATCGCGTCGAAGCCCCGGCGGAGCTGCGCCCCCGCGAGCAGCGCGTCGTCAGCGCACCCTTCGACGGCCTGATCGCCTCGCTCGCGCCCGGCATCGAGCCCGGATCCCGCGTCGAACCCGGCCAGACCCTCGCGCTCATGGACACCAGCGAACTCCGCCTCCAGGCGATCAACGCCCAGGGTGAGATTCTCCGCGCCTCCAAGCAGGCCGACAGCGAGCTCGCCTCGGGCAAACTCTCCGAGGCGCAGCAATCCCGCGCCAAGGCCCAGCAGGCCCAGGCCGAACTCGACCTGCTCAACACCCGCATCTCGCAGGCGACCCTCACGGCTCCGATCGCAGGAACCATCATCGCCGGCGACCTCCGCGAGCGCGTCGGCTCATCCGTCAAGCTCGGCGACGCCCTCTTCCAGATCGCGCCCCTCGAAGACATGCTCGTCGTCGCGAAGGTCGGGGATCGCGACATCTCGCTCGTCGAGGTCGGCGCCACCGGCAGCGTCGCGACCAAGGCATACCCCGCCCAACGCCACGCATTCGCCGTCGAACGTGTCGTCCCACTCTCGCAGGCAGAAGAGGGCAAAAACGCCTTCGAGGTCCGCGCACGGCTCGAATCCCCCGCCGGGTGGATGAGGCCCGGCATGGAAGGGTTCGCAAAGTTCGACGCTGGCGAGCACTCCCTCATCTGGATCGGCACACGACGCATCCGAGACACACTCCGACTCTGGTTGTGGTGGTGA
- a CDS encoding efflux RND transporter periplasmic adaptor subunit translates to MRRLIACAACAGLALLLASPDGAGASAHTTHTQPATDDSVAGFGGEKAFTRPKQDAVMGLSLPTTIREVLVKGGDRVKKGQVLVRGDDAEELALLKAQQLRAGSSLPVDRAEKAVELQRFEYDQLLNLQREGGGSPQELERARLSLEAAKIDYETAKFNQEQEQIQVDRVIARVDRYRILAPFDGEVDTVFMDAGQSVTDNDKVLRVVEIDPLEIDVAPPIAVTLADPSTGREAVRVGQQAWVLMELPGEPRVHVGKVTEVSPVADPRSGTRRVRVEVANPEGIVAGLTAWVRFTEPQGIWKERIVGRQITNSLDVDPAEPASHEVASQGGRR, encoded by the coding sequence GTGAGGCGACTCATCGCTTGTGCAGCGTGCGCAGGACTTGCCCTCCTACTCGCCTCGCCGGATGGCGCGGGCGCGTCGGCGCACACCACCCACACACAGCCCGCGACCGACGACTCCGTCGCCGGGTTCGGAGGCGAGAAGGCATTCACCCGACCCAAGCAGGACGCCGTCATGGGGCTGAGTCTCCCGACGACCATCCGAGAGGTCCTCGTCAAGGGTGGGGATCGGGTCAAGAAGGGGCAGGTGCTGGTGCGGGGCGACGACGCCGAAGAACTCGCCCTCCTCAAGGCGCAGCAACTGCGGGCCGGATCCTCCTTGCCCGTCGATCGCGCTGAGAAGGCCGTCGAACTCCAGCGGTTCGAGTACGACCAGTTGCTCAACCTCCAGCGTGAAGGAGGGGGCTCTCCGCAGGAACTCGAACGCGCCCGACTCTCGCTCGAAGCCGCGAAAATCGACTACGAGACCGCCAAGTTCAACCAGGAGCAAGAGCAGATCCAGGTCGATCGCGTGATCGCGCGCGTCGATCGCTACAGAATCCTCGCACCCTTCGACGGCGAGGTGGACACCGTCTTCATGGACGCCGGCCAGAGCGTCACCGACAACGACAAAGTCCTCCGCGTCGTTGAGATCGATCCCCTCGAGATCGACGTCGCCCCGCCCATCGCCGTCACCCTCGCCGACCCCTCCACCGGCAGAGAAGCCGTCCGCGTCGGACAACAGGCCTGGGTGCTCATGGAACTCCCGGGCGAACCCCGAGTCCACGTCGGCAAAGTCACGGAAGTCAGCCCCGTCGCCGATCCACGCAGCGGCACTCGCCGCGTCCGCGTCGAAGTCGCCAATCCCGAAGGGATCGTCGCCGGACTCACCGCTTGGGTCCGCTTCACAGAGCCGCAGGGTATCTGGAAAGAACGCATCGTCGGCAGACAGATCACAAACTCACTCGACGTAGATCCCGCAGAACCCGCGAGCCACGAGGTCGCGTCACAAGGGGGCCGGCGGTGA
- a CDS encoding DegT/DnrJ/EryC1/StrS family aminotransferase — protein MSTTTASPVSSAVGSTSDLALLGGAPVSKTPIPFMSTGLSPADVDAATAVLKSGMLRAAKKCEELETRFAQISGAKHMMTCANGTCALQLAYEPLFQPGDEVLVPAWSYIATVSMIVARGCTPVFVDAIPETFQIDMNDAAKKVTAKTRGIAATHLYGCPVDIDAVQALAQKHGLKVVYDAAQSHLATYKGKGIGAFGDAVTYSFYATKNLGTGEGGSISCNDDGLAKSIKLLRSHGETDKYLHEHIGYNYRMNDITGAIGCSRLDRLPDQTKTRQKNAAKFDAILSEIDGLIPPTTTPGAEAVYHLYVVKMDLSKFRCTRDEFCKALMAEGVPTAVHYPRSLPKQPALAKWNKNDCPVADSLSSRVFALPMHHDLTEEHFRVVREALNKVASAYRA, from the coding sequence TTGAGCACGACAACCGCCTCGCCAGTCTCATCCGCCGTCGGCAGCACCTCGGATCTTGCCCTTTTGGGCGGTGCCCCAGTCTCAAAGACCCCGATCCCCTTCATGTCGACCGGGTTGAGCCCGGCCGACGTGGACGCTGCGACGGCGGTGTTGAAGTCCGGCATGTTGCGTGCGGCGAAGAAGTGTGAGGAGCTCGAGACGCGGTTCGCGCAGATCTCGGGCGCGAAACACATGATGACCTGTGCGAACGGGACTTGCGCGCTGCAACTGGCGTATGAGCCCCTCTTCCAGCCGGGTGATGAGGTTCTGGTCCCGGCGTGGTCGTACATCGCGACCGTATCGATGATCGTGGCGCGGGGCTGCACCCCGGTGTTCGTTGATGCGATCCCCGAGACCTTTCAGATTGATATGAACGATGCGGCGAAGAAGGTGACCGCGAAGACCAGGGGCATCGCGGCGACCCACCTGTATGGCTGCCCGGTGGATATCGACGCGGTGCAGGCGCTGGCGCAGAAGCACGGCCTGAAGGTTGTGTACGACGCGGCCCAGTCGCACCTTGCGACGTACAAGGGGAAGGGGATCGGCGCGTTCGGGGACGCGGTGACGTACTCGTTCTACGCGACGAAGAACCTGGGCACGGGGGAGGGCGGAAGCATCTCGTGCAACGACGATGGGCTGGCGAAGAGCATCAAGCTGCTGCGCTCGCACGGTGAGACGGACAAGTACCTGCACGAGCACATCGGGTACAACTACCGGATGAACGACATCACGGGCGCGATCGGCTGCTCGCGGCTTGATCGCCTGCCGGACCAGACCAAGACCCGCCAGAAGAACGCGGCGAAGTTCGACGCGATCCTGTCGGAGATCGACGGGCTGATCCCCCCCACTACCACGCCCGGCGCGGAGGCCGTGTACCACTTGTATGTCGTGAAGATGGATCTCTCGAAGTTCCGCTGTACGCGAGACGAGTTCTGCAAGGCGCTGATGGCCGAGGGTGTGCCGACGGCTGTCCACTATCCGCGGTCGCTGCCCAAGCAGCCCGCGCTGGCCAAGTGGAACAAGAACGACTGCCCCGTCGCGGATTCGCTGTCGTCGCGGGTCTTCGCGCTGCCGATGCACCACGATCTGACTGAGGAGCACTTCCGGGTGGTTCGTGAGGCGTTGAACAAGGTCGCTTCGGCGTATCGGGCGTGA
- a CDS encoding 5-formyltetrahydrofolate cyclo-ligase, translated as MTESGDIGASKRAMRAAMRARIASLVPEVSRIWSGTTASLLYPRLSGNRRVMLYWPLGIAVRGAPVAEVDLRALISSLIGMGAEVTLPRTDWDRGIVEPRIVRQPPVDLVVGRFGVSEPAATCAKPTKPPEVVIAPGLAFDREGGRLGRGAGFYDRFVASLRREHPGQSRIIGVCFGIQVVDRVPREATDEPMDEIWTEGGRIWERAAK; from the coding sequence ATGACGGAGTCGGGTGACATCGGGGCCTCGAAACGGGCGATGCGTGCCGCGATGCGGGCACGGATCGCCTCGCTCGTTCCCGAGGTCTCGCGGATCTGGTCGGGGACGACCGCTTCTTTGTTGTACCCGCGTCTTTCCGGGAATCGGCGTGTGATGCTCTATTGGCCCCTGGGGATCGCTGTGCGGGGCGCGCCGGTTGCGGAAGTCGATCTTCGGGCGTTGATCTCTTCGTTGATCGGCATGGGAGCCGAGGTGACGCTGCCTCGGACGGACTGGGATCGAGGGATTGTCGAGCCACGGATCGTGCGCCAGCCGCCTGTTGACCTGGTTGTGGGGCGATTCGGGGTCTCAGAGCCGGCGGCGACGTGCGCCAAGCCGACGAAGCCGCCTGAGGTCGTGATTGCGCCGGGATTGGCCTTTGATCGCGAGGGTGGTCGGCTTGGGCGGGGTGCGGGGTTCTATGACCGTTTCGTCGCGTCGCTCAGGCGCGAGCATCCGGGCCAGTCGCGGATCATCGGGGTGTGCTTTGGGATCCAGGTTGTGGATCGGGTGCCCAGAGAAGCGACCGACGAGCCGATGGACGAGATCTGGACCGAAGGGGGACGGATCTGGGAACGAGCCGCAAAGTAG
- a CDS encoding L,D-transpeptidase family protein — protein sequence MTLPSQTARAGGSGRVYTSRRPFKIRLTPQLIALAVVGGVVVVALASWGLGGLGKKNDGPKNEPVDTSVRSEPVPEDRGLRLPGPSAANAGTPKGGSTLARQPATQTPTQTPTQTESSKPAPRESGSMAMLPPPKEKEADRPLVIEQGSGGARPVETESAGPLGRALSERGTGPTPTDPNVITALTPPPSTPPTSTTTPPHATTPTTNPTSGTGLTNPPGGTNPAQSETNPAPGTSVPAADPIATPVSELERSVRSAEEKIKAGDLVAARQILSRALASAKTETERAPLRQRLGAVNDDLVFSPKVYPGDTFVETYTVQSGDALAKIASKRDLATDWRLIQRVNRLSNPNRISVGQKLKLVRGPFHAVVTKSAYRLDLYMGSPDEPSSWVFVRSYTVGLGEDNGTPTGNFVVKKNSKLVNPYWVNPRTGEKFAADDPKNPIGEHWIGIEGVGDSAPYVGYGLHGTIEPDSIGRQRSMGCVRMHSDDIAQMYELLVEGVSVVRIVP from the coding sequence ATGACCTTGCCCTCACAGACTGCGCGAGCCGGCGGCAGCGGCCGCGTGTATACCTCTCGGCGTCCGTTCAAGATCCGTCTGACGCCGCAGTTGATCGCGCTGGCTGTGGTCGGTGGCGTGGTTGTGGTCGCGCTTGCCTCTTGGGGGCTGGGCGGTCTTGGGAAGAAGAACGACGGGCCGAAGAACGAGCCGGTCGATACGAGCGTCCGGAGCGAGCCGGTGCCGGAGGATCGTGGGCTGCGGCTGCCGGGCCCGTCTGCGGCGAACGCGGGAACGCCGAAGGGCGGGAGCACGCTCGCTCGCCAACCGGCGACACAGACGCCGACGCAGACGCCGACACAGACGGAATCGTCCAAGCCCGCACCGCGCGAGAGCGGATCGATGGCGATGCTCCCGCCGCCCAAGGAGAAGGAGGCCGATCGGCCGCTGGTGATCGAGCAGGGATCGGGCGGCGCGCGTCCTGTTGAAACCGAGAGCGCGGGCCCGCTCGGGCGGGCACTCAGCGAGCGCGGCACCGGACCGACGCCGACTGATCCGAATGTCATCACGGCGCTGACACCACCCCCCTCTACCCCCCCCACTTCTACCACCACGCCCCCCCACGCAACCACCCCCACGACCAATCCCACTTCTGGCACGGGTCTGACCAATCCGCCTGGGGGGACGAATCCGGCGCAGAGCGAGACGAACCCGGCACCCGGTACGAGCGTGCCCGCCGCGGATCCGATCGCGACACCTGTGAGCGAGCTTGAGCGGAGCGTGCGGAGCGCGGAAGAGAAGATCAAGGCGGGTGATCTGGTTGCGGCGCGTCAGATTCTCTCGCGGGCTCTGGCGAGTGCGAAGACCGAGACGGAGCGTGCCCCGCTGCGTCAGCGGCTCGGGGCAGTGAACGACGATCTGGTGTTCTCCCCGAAGGTCTATCCCGGGGATACGTTTGTTGAGACGTACACCGTCCAGTCCGGCGATGCGCTCGCGAAGATCGCGAGCAAGCGCGACCTGGCGACGGATTGGCGTCTCATCCAGCGCGTCAACCGTCTTTCGAACCCGAACCGGATCAGCGTGGGCCAGAAGCTCAAGCTCGTGCGCGGGCCGTTCCATGCCGTCGTGACCAAGAGCGCGTACCGGCTCGATCTGTACATGGGCTCGCCGGATGAGCCGTCGTCGTGGGTCTTTGTTCGCTCTTACACGGTCGGGCTCGGCGAGGACAACGGCACCCCGACGGGGAACTTTGTCGTCAAGAAGAACAGCAAGCTGGTCAACCCGTACTGGGTGAACCCGCGCACGGGCGAGAAGTTCGCGGCGGATGACCCGAAGAACCCGATCGGCGAGCACTGGATCGGCATCGAGGGGGTCGGCGATTCGGCCCCGTATGTCGGGTACGGCCTGCACGGCACCATCGAGCCGGACAGCATCGGCAGGCAACGCTCGATGGGGTGTGTCCGCATGCACTCGGACGACATCGCGCAGATGTACGAGTTACTGGTCGAGGGCGTGAGCGTGGTCAGGATCGTGCCCTGA
- a CDS encoding N-acetylmuramoyl-L-alanine amidase, protein MARRKSTSNRKGQGRSAPALSTRTRVVWGSLVASMTVVSGLLWVMDGAKAPRVDGWSMPALAQASAPSSIESVFATRAAMERGRWTSIVIHHSGSTVGSAQTIEAQHLAMNLKGLGHHFVIGNGRGAPDGQIHVGFRWLDQLPGAHVGGPNAETLNRESIGICLVGNGDRSPFTQAQVQRLVELVNALATELAIPADRIYLHSDVARTSDPGRLFPAAAFREQVAHLR, encoded by the coding sequence ATGGCGCGCAGGAAGAGCACCAGCAACAGGAAGGGTCAGGGCCGTTCGGCTCCGGCTCTCTCAACGCGGACGCGGGTTGTCTGGGGCTCACTCGTCGCTTCCATGACCGTCGTCAGCGGTCTGCTCTGGGTGATGGACGGCGCCAAGGCCCCCCGCGTCGACGGCTGGTCGATGCCCGCATTGGCACAGGCCTCCGCTCCCTCGTCGATCGAGTCGGTCTTCGCCACACGGGCCGCCATGGAACGGGGTCGTTGGACCTCCATCGTCATCCACCACAGCGGCTCCACCGTCGGCTCCGCCCAGACCATCGAGGCCCAGCACCTCGCGATGAACCTCAAGGGGCTCGGCCACCACTTCGTCATCGGCAACGGGCGCGGCGCGCCCGATGGCCAGATCCACGTCGGCTTCCGCTGGCTCGACCAGTTGCCCGGTGCCCACGTCGGTGGCCCCAACGCCGAGACGCTCAATCGCGAGTCCATCGGCATCTGCCTCGTCGGCAACGGCGACCGCTCACCCTTCACGCAGGCACAGGTCCAGCGTCTGGTCGAACTGGTCAACGCCCTCGCCACCGAACTCGCGATCCCCGCCGATCGCATCTACCTCCACTCCGATGTCGCCAGAACCAGCGACCCCGGGCGGCTCTTCCCCGCCGCCGCGTTCCGCGAGCAGGTCGCGCACCTGCGATGA
- a CDS encoding RNA methyltransferase: MPTVIPITSLADDPRLLPYANQRDAYLRAAHLRDIDKSAPDSAQVEADAGDSGLFVAEGELVVRTLLHSAYEVRSLLVREGHLAKFERDLHDLERRTGKPLPAFVASQHVMDEIVGFHIHRGVLACGCRKTGSQAATTQPAAADARPASSAWSEEDLIANARTLVLLEDLSNHDNVGGIFRNIGCLCPVERTAALLSPRCCDPLYRKSLRVSMGHALRVPFAQAEEWSATLDRIEQAGFTIVAMETSEAAVPIAEVVWPERVALVLGAEGPGLRRETIARAGLRVRIPMAPGADSLNVATAAGIALSWMRLV, from the coding sequence ATGCCCACGGTCATTCCCATCACTTCCCTCGCCGACGACCCGAGATTGCTCCCCTACGCCAACCAGCGGGACGCGTATCTCCGGGCCGCCCACCTCCGCGATATCGACAAGTCCGCCCCGGATTCCGCTCAAGTCGAGGCAGATGCCGGCGATTCAGGGCTCTTCGTCGCCGAGGGTGAACTGGTTGTCCGGACCCTCCTGCACTCGGCCTACGAGGTCCGCTCCCTCCTCGTCCGCGAGGGGCACCTCGCCAAGTTCGAACGCGATCTTCACGATCTCGAGAGAAGAACCGGCAAGCCCCTCCCTGCCTTCGTCGCCTCCCAGCACGTCATGGACGAGATCGTCGGCTTCCACATCCATAGGGGCGTGCTCGCGTGCGGCTGCCGAAAGACCGGTTCCCAAGCAGCCACAACGCAACCCGCAGCAGCCGACGCACGTCCCGCCTCGTCCGCATGGTCAGAAGAGGACCTCATCGCCAACGCCCGGACGCTCGTCCTGCTCGAAGACCTCTCGAATCACGACAACGTCGGCGGCATCTTCCGGAACATCGGGTGTCTCTGCCCGGTGGAACGCACCGCCGCACTCCTCTCCCCCCGGTGCTGCGATCCCCTTTATCGCAAGTCCCTCCGCGTCTCCATGGGGCACGCGCTCCGCGTGCCGTTCGCACAGGCCGAGGAATGGAGCGCCACGCTCGACCGCATCGAACAAGCCGGTTTCACGATCGTGGCGATGGAGACGAGTGAAGCCGCGGTCCCGATTGCTGAGGTGGTCTGGCCGGAGCGGGTCGCGCTGGTCCTGGGAGCAGAGGGGCCGGGGCTGCGCCGAGAGACCATCGCGCGGGCCGGGCTACGCGTCAGGATCCCGATGGCGCCCGGTGCCGATTCGCTGAACGTCGCGACGGCAGCGGGGATCGCCCTCTCGTGGATGCGCCTCGTGTGA
- a CDS encoding undecaprenyl-diphosphate phosphatase: MTPLQAIILGLVEGITEYLPVSSTGHLILAAAFLKLDDPSVKSSVDAFNIVIQGGAILAVLGLYFPRVLSMLRGLIGKDRDGLRLAINILIAFLPAAVLGVLLDNWISSKLFSPGPVIAALIVGGVYMIALDIWRKKKYPAVAADAPQPGLDINDLTPTKALIIGVVQCIAMWPGTSRSMMTITAGVMAGLRPAKAAEFSFLLGLPTLGGACCYKLLKNLKHASETGEANLFEQLGYTPVVLGIVVAAVSAAFAVKWLVGFLNKHGLTPFGVYRIILGVVLGALVLADIVKF, translated from the coding sequence ATGACTCCACTGCAAGCCATCATCCTCGGACTCGTCGAAGGAATCACCGAGTATCTCCCGGTGAGTTCCACGGGACACCTGATCCTCGCGGCGGCGTTCCTGAAGCTCGACGACCCATCCGTCAAGTCGTCTGTTGATGCGTTCAACATCGTGATCCAGGGAGGGGCGATCCTTGCCGTGCTCGGGCTCTACTTCCCGCGGGTTCTCTCGATGCTGCGGGGCCTGATCGGGAAGGACAGGGATGGCCTGCGGCTGGCGATCAATATCCTGATCGCGTTTCTGCCGGCCGCGGTGCTGGGTGTGCTGCTGGACAACTGGATCAGCTCCAAGCTCTTCTCTCCGGGGCCGGTGATCGCAGCTCTCATCGTTGGGGGCGTGTACATGATCGCTCTCGACATCTGGCGGAAGAAGAAGTACCCGGCAGTCGCTGCCGATGCACCGCAGCCGGGGCTCGACATCAATGACCTCACGCCAACGAAGGCGCTCATCATCGGTGTTGTGCAGTGCATCGCGATGTGGCCGGGGACGAGCCGCTCGATGATGACGATCACGGCGGGCGTGATGGCCGGGCTTCGGCCGGCGAAAGCGGCGGAGTTCAGTTTCTTGCTGGGGTTGCCGACGCTGGGCGGGGCGTGCTGCTACAAGCTGTTGAAAAACCTGAAGCACGCCTCCGAGACGGGTGAGGCGAACCTGTTCGAGCAGCTCGGGTACACGCCGGTGGTGCTGGGGATCGTGGTTGCCGCGGTTTCTGCGGCGTTCGCGGTGAAGTGGCTTGTGGGGTTTCTGAACAAGCACGGGCTGACGCCGTTCGGCGTCTATCGGATCATTCTGGGCGTGGTTCTCGGGGCCCTGGTGCTGGCGGATATCGTGAAGTTCTAG
- the serA gene encoding phosphoglycerate dehydrogenase produces MVPSPTTSSPSTTALESGATQSTPLPTSFPKDRIKILLLEGVHPRGADILRAEGFHVECHAKALEGDALLKAASDAHVIGIRSKTTITPEVLAAAPRLLTIGCFCIGTNQVGTREACDRGIPVFNSPFSNTRSVAELTIAEVISLNRSLVDKSVGLHRGDWDKSATGAHEIRGRTLGIVGYGHIGSQVSVLAEAMGMRVLFYDIAPKLALGNAKQVRTLGELLAESDTVTLHVPATSSTDNLIGRGQIAQMRSGAFLINNARGTVVDLDALADGLRSGRIAGAALDVFPVEPAGKGDAFVSPVQGLKNVILTPHIGGSTEEAQESIAVDVVGKLARFVNNGSTTGAVNVPEVDLPEQVRTDGQIEHRTHRILHFHRNVPGVLGHINAITAELGVNVNAQYLRTNEQIGYVVLDVDPSDAPSLDDRLRTVPDTIRVRALW; encoded by the coding sequence ATGGTGCCATCACCCACAACTTCAAGCCCAAGTACCACCGCTCTGGAGAGCGGTGCCACCCAATCCACTCCGCTTCCGACCTCATTCCCGAAGGATCGGATCAAGATCCTGCTGCTGGAGGGTGTCCACCCGCGCGGGGCGGACATCCTGCGTGCCGAGGGGTTCCATGTTGAGTGTCACGCGAAGGCGCTGGAGGGGGATGCGCTGCTGAAGGCGGCGTCGGATGCGCACGTGATCGGGATTCGCTCCAAGACCACGATCACGCCGGAGGTTCTCGCGGCGGCTCCGCGTTTGCTGACGATCGGCTGCTTCTGCATCGGCACCAATCAGGTCGGCACGCGTGAGGCGTGCGACCGGGGGATTCCGGTCTTCAATAGCCCCTTCAGCAACACGCGTTCGGTCGCCGAGCTCACGATCGCGGAGGTCATCTCGCTCAATCGCTCGCTGGTGGATAAGTCCGTGGGTCTGCACAGGGGTGATTGGGACAAGTCCGCGACCGGGGCCCACGAGATCCGCGGGCGGACGCTGGGGATTGTCGGGTATGGGCACATCGGTTCGCAGGTTTCGGTGCTCGCCGAGGCGATGGGGATGCGTGTGCTGTTCTATGACATTGCGCCGAAGCTCGCGCTGGGCAACGCGAAGCAGGTTCGCACGCTGGGCGAGTTGCTTGCAGAGTCGGACACTGTCACGCTGCATGTACCCGCGACGTCGAGCACCGACAACCTGATCGGCCGAGGACAGATCGCGCAGATGCGATCGGGCGCGTTCCTGATCAACAACGCCCGGGGCACAGTCGTTGATCTCGACGCGCTCGCCGATGGGTTGCGATCGGGGCGCATCGCGGGAGCGGCGCTCGATGTCTTCCCGGTTGAGCCCGCGGGCAAGGGCGACGCGTTTGTGTCGCCGGTTCAGGGGCTGAAGAACGTCATCCTGACGCCCCACATCGGCGGCAGCACCGAGGAGGCGCAGGAGAGCATCGCCGTTGATGTCGTCGGCAAGCTCGCCCGCTTTGTGAACAACGGCTCGACGACCGGCGCGGTGAACGTCCCCGAGGTCGATCTGCCCGAGCAGGTGCGCACCGACGGACAGATCGAGCACCGGACCCACCGCATCCTGCACTTTCACAGGAATGTGCCGGGCGTTCTCGGGCACATCAACGCGATCACGGCGGAGCTGGGCGTCAATGTCAACGCCCAGTATCTCCGCACCAATGAGCAGATCGGCTATGTCGTGCTCGACGTGGACCCTTCCGATGCTCCATCGCTCGACGATCGTCTGCGGACCGTGCCGGACACGATCCGCGTGCGTGCGCTGTGGTGA